Proteins encoded in a region of the Photobacterium profundum SS9 genome:
- the serS gene encoding serine--tRNA ligase: MLDSKLLRTELDETAAKLARRGFTLDVENLRLLEEKRKSLQMMTEDLQAQRNARSKSIGQAKAQGNHEEAEKILAEVANLGSDLDDAKKALSELLDELQSITMMVPNLPDDSVPAGNDEDENVEISRWGEPKAYDFEVKDHVDLGEMAGGLDFASAVKISGSRFIVMKGQFARLHRAIAQFMLDLHTEEHGYTEMYVPYLVNADSLFGTGQLPKFGEDLFHTKPATEEGVGMSLIPTAEVPVTNMVRDTITDEADLPLKMTAHTPCFRSEAGSYGRDTRGLIRMHQFDKVELVQITKPEDSMAALEELTGHAEKVLQLLELPYRKVILCTGDMGFGAAKTYDLEVWVPAQNTYREISSCSNMQDFQARRMQARFRRKGEKKPELVHTLNGSGLAVGRTMVAIMENGQQADGRIEIPVVLRKYMQGATHIG; the protein is encoded by the coding sequence ATGCTAGATTCTAAATTACTTCGAACTGAGCTGGATGAAACAGCTGCAAAACTCGCGCGTCGTGGTTTTACCCTTGACGTTGAAAATTTACGTCTTCTTGAAGAAAAGCGTAAGTCCCTTCAGATGATGACTGAAGATCTTCAAGCACAGCGTAACGCGCGATCGAAGTCGATTGGTCAAGCGAAAGCACAAGGCAATCACGAAGAAGCAGAAAAAATTCTAGCTGAAGTCGCAAACCTTGGTAGTGATCTAGACGATGCGAAAAAAGCATTGTCAGAACTTCTTGATGAGCTTCAAAGCATCACTATGATGGTACCAAACCTTCCGGATGATTCTGTACCTGCTGGTAACGATGAAGACGAGAACGTTGAAATTTCACGTTGGGGTGAGCCAAAAGCTTACGATTTCGAAGTGAAAGATCACGTTGATCTTGGTGAAATGGCTGGTGGTCTTGATTTCGCAAGTGCCGTGAAGATTTCAGGTTCACGTTTTATCGTGATGAAAGGTCAATTCGCGCGTCTACACCGTGCAATCGCTCAGTTCATGCTAGATCTTCATACAGAAGAACATGGCTACACTGAAATGTACGTACCTTACCTAGTTAACGCAGACAGCCTATTTGGTACTGGTCAGCTTCCTAAGTTTGGTGAAGATTTGTTCCATACTAAGCCTGCGACTGAAGAAGGCGTTGGTATGTCACTTATACCAACGGCAGAAGTACCTGTAACGAACATGGTTCGCGATACGATTACAGATGAAGCAGATCTTCCATTGAAGATGACGGCTCACACACCGTGTTTCCGTTCTGAAGCGGGTTCGTACGGTCGTGATACTCGCGGTCTTATTCGTATGCACCAATTCGACAAAGTTGAATTAGTTCAGATCACCAAGCCTGAAGATTCAATGGCAGCACTAGAAGAACTAACGGGTCATGCCGAGAAGGTACTTCAGCTACTAGAACTCCCTTACCGTAAAGTGATTCTTTGTACGGGTGATATGGGCTTTGGCGCCGCGAAAACATACGACTTAGAAGTATGGGTTCCAGCTCAAAACACCTACCGTGAAATCTCTTCATGTTCAAACATGCAAGACTTCCAAGCACGCCGTATGCAAGCACGCTTCCGTCGTAAAGGTGAGAAGAAGCCAGAGCTTGTTCACACACTTAACGGTTCAGGCCTTGCGGTTGGTCGTACAATGGTTGCTATCATGGAAAATGGTCAGCAAGCAGATGGTCGCATTGAAATCCCTGTAGTACTTCGTAAGTACATGCAAGGTGCAACGCATATCGGTTAA
- a CDS encoding replication-associated recombination protein A, which produces MRPRTVEEYIGQQHILGVGKPLRRALEAGHLHSMILWGPPGTGKTTLAEVAANYANAEVERVSAVTSGVKDIRIAIDKARENKMAGRRTILFVDEVHRFNKSQQDAFLPHIEDGTVTFIGATTENPSFELNNALLSRARVYKLKSLETAEVLAVVEQALKDSSRGISDTNLEFVDDVKERLSELVCGDARMSLNYLEQLVDMAEENKAGIKYITLELLAEVAGEKIGRFDNKGDLWYDMISAVHKSIRGSNPDGALYWFARMLQAGCDPLYIVRRLLAIASEDIGNADPRAMQVAVSAWDCFTRIGAYEGERAIAQAIVYLACAPKSNAVYVAFAKAKQDAAHHPDYEVPPHLRNAPTKLMKELGYGAEYRYAHDEPGAYAAGENYFPPELKDIRYYEPSNRGLETKIAEKLDYLASLDAKSTLKRYQ; this is translated from the coding sequence ATGCGACCTCGTACTGTTGAAGAATACATTGGTCAGCAACATATCCTTGGTGTAGGTAAGCCACTACGACGCGCCTTAGAAGCGGGCCACCTACATTCGATGATTCTTTGGGGACCACCGGGTACAGGTAAAACAACATTAGCCGAAGTGGCAGCTAATTATGCGAATGCAGAAGTTGAACGTGTATCGGCAGTCACTTCAGGCGTTAAAGATATTCGTATAGCAATAGATAAAGCTCGCGAAAATAAAATGGCAGGGCGTCGTACGATTTTATTTGTAGATGAGGTGCATCGCTTTAATAAAAGCCAGCAAGATGCTTTTCTGCCACATATTGAAGATGGCACGGTTACTTTTATTGGTGCCACGACAGAGAATCCGTCGTTTGAGCTCAATAACGCATTGTTGTCGCGTGCCCGTGTTTATAAGCTGAAATCATTAGAAACGGCTGAAGTGTTAGCGGTTGTTGAGCAAGCACTCAAGGATAGCTCTCGTGGTATATCTGATACGAACCTTGAATTTGTTGATGATGTAAAAGAACGTCTTTCCGAACTGGTATGTGGTGATGCCCGTATGTCACTCAATTATCTTGAGCAGTTAGTTGATATGGCAGAAGAAAACAAGGCGGGTATTAAGTATATTACACTCGAATTGCTTGCTGAAGTGGCTGGCGAGAAAATAGGGCGCTTTGATAATAAAGGCGATCTTTGGTACGACATGATTTCGGCAGTGCATAAATCAATTCGAGGCTCTAACCCTGATGGCGCGCTGTATTGGTTTGCACGTATGCTGCAAGCCGGCTGTGATCCGCTCTATATTGTGCGACGACTATTAGCGATTGCCTCTGAAGATATCGGTAATGCCGATCCTCGTGCAATGCAGGTTGCGGTATCAGCATGGGATTGCTTTACGCGTATCGGGGCATACGAAGGGGAGCGTGCCATTGCTCAGGCGATTGTATATCTTGCCTGTGCCCCTAAAAGTAATGCGGTTTATGTGGCGTTTGCAAAGGCAAAACAAGATGCTGCTCATCACCCTGACTATGAAGTACCGCCTCATTTGCGTAATGCCCCAACCAAATTAATGAAAGAATTGGGTTATGGTGCTGAATATCGTTATGCGCATGATGAGCCAGGTGCATATGCTGCGGGTGAGAACTATTTCCCTCCAGAATTGAAAGATATACGTTACTATGAACCATCAAATCGTGGCTTAGAAACCAAAATTGCCGAAAAGTTGGATTATCTTGCTTCATTAGATGCTAAAAGCACATTAAAGCGCTACCAATAA
- a CDS encoding DNA translocase FtsK encodes MRKVKSKQPKLRLSGGQRILESFLIIGILAAIFIMVALVSFDPADPSWSQTAWEGQVQNKAGALGAFVADTFFFTFGSLAYPLPATIVLAAWVLFRHRSEPASIDYMIYGTRLLGVLLLFLTSCGLADLNFDDIWYFSSGGVIGDVVSNMTLPLLNVLGTTLVLMFFWAVGFTLFTGISWLTIVDTIGDRTLRGISRLLNTVRSDKSETLTPFATDIPDEQQTAYAKQLQLEQPSEVDADDVLLASYGRRVTPEIDFSKSASPEPVLADTPSQVWNSESTPQIVMPNRMQTATQQPVSDNAFRQPVVAATAVAGSVVASSAVASRVIENHVAAQEVAMAQGKQLADPLMDVTTSVRAPESNLAIKPDVQESALVNNSAVSSTSVEMTNLEGTNLEQIEPIEITSTTQAKGLTIAELERELEKDEDFTMYVEEQHEGLMASASHSVAPTTTSVSTPTIDTTLLPESVAEVVTQVAQNIAPVIAASAVMPEPSVHIPQAHTAQTPVQPPVQTAASISPVPVEPMVVEASSIEIGVQDGLSELDRSQQDNVEELTDEEIFLQKIRQAQKEQVHAAGLDNPFLMKSAPDLPVPTSPMPTIDLLTPARQNVEPASEEELMETARLVESKLEDYKIKARVVGVYPGPVITRYELDLAPGVKVSRISGLAKDLARALSAIAVRVVEVIPGKPYVGLELPNRNRETVYMSEVVGSDRFKNMNSALPVVLGNDIAGEAVVADLSKMPHLLVAGTTGSGKSVGVNVMILSLLYKCTPEECRFIMIDPKMLELSIYEGIPHLLTEVVTDMKDAGNALRWCVGEMERRYKLMAAVGVRNLSGYNAKLKEAADAGFPIYDPLWKSGDSMAEHAPLLEKMPSIVVIVDEFADLMMVVGKKVEELIARLAQKARAAGIHLILATQRPSVDVITGLIKANIPTRMAFTVSTKTDSRTILDQGGAESLLGMGDMLYLPSGQSHTIRVHGAFASDDDVHNVVNDWKARGKPQYIESILSADQGSEGLLPGEAASGDEDLDQLFDDVAAFVTETRRGSVSGVQRKFKIGYNRAARIVEQLQAHGIVSAPGHNGNREVLAPPPPPRD; translated from the coding sequence TTGAGGAAGGTTAAAAGCAAACAGCCCAAATTACGTCTTTCGGGTGGTCAACGCATTCTTGAAAGCTTTTTGATCATTGGCATTTTGGCTGCCATTTTTATTATGGTTGCCTTGGTCAGTTTTGACCCTGCCGATCCATCATGGTCTCAAACTGCTTGGGAAGGTCAGGTTCAGAATAAGGCTGGGGCACTGGGTGCTTTTGTCGCAGACACATTCTTTTTCACATTCGGCTCATTAGCTTACCCTTTACCCGCAACCATTGTTTTAGCTGCGTGGGTGTTATTCCGCCATCGTAGTGAGCCAGCCTCTATTGATTATATGATTTATGGTACACGCTTATTAGGCGTGCTTCTGCTGTTTCTTACAAGCTGTGGTCTGGCAGATTTAAACTTTGATGATATCTGGTATTTTTCGTCTGGTGGTGTGATTGGTGATGTTGTGTCTAATATGACATTACCCCTGCTAAATGTACTTGGAACGACATTGGTCTTGATGTTTTTCTGGGCGGTTGGTTTTACATTGTTTACGGGTATTTCGTGGTTAACCATTGTTGATACTATTGGTGATAGAACCCTTAGAGGAATATCGCGGTTATTAAATACTGTCCGTTCAGATAAATCAGAAACACTGACCCCATTTGCCACCGACATTCCTGATGAACAGCAAACGGCATATGCCAAACAGCTTCAGCTTGAACAACCGTCAGAGGTCGATGCGGATGATGTATTACTTGCTTCGTATGGTCGAAGAGTAACACCAGAGATTGATTTTTCTAAGAGTGCCTCTCCAGAACCTGTATTGGCAGATACGCCTTCTCAGGTTTGGAATTCAGAATCAACGCCACAGATTGTGATGCCAAATCGCATGCAAACAGCCACACAACAACCTGTTTCTGATAATGCATTCCGCCAACCAGTTGTTGCGGCAACTGCCGTGGCAGGAAGTGTTGTTGCTAGCAGTGCTGTTGCAAGCAGGGTTATTGAAAACCATGTAGCAGCTCAAGAAGTGGCGATGGCACAAGGCAAACAATTAGCCGATCCTTTGATGGATGTGACTACTTCTGTTCGTGCCCCTGAATCTAATTTGGCTATTAAGCCTGATGTGCAGGAAAGTGCTCTTGTAAACAACAGTGCTGTAAGTAGTACTAGCGTTGAAATGACGAACCTTGAAGGCACTAACCTTGAACAGATAGAGCCGATTGAAATTACATCAACGACTCAAGCAAAAGGGCTGACGATTGCAGAGTTAGAGCGAGAGCTAGAAAAAGATGAAGATTTCACCATGTATGTTGAAGAGCAACATGAAGGGCTTATGGCTTCAGCCTCTCATTCTGTAGCGCCTACAACTACAAGTGTTTCGACGCCTACTATTGATACTACACTGCTGCCAGAAAGTGTTGCAGAGGTTGTTACGCAGGTCGCTCAGAATATTGCGCCAGTGATTGCTGCAAGCGCTGTAATGCCAGAGCCGTCGGTACATATACCTCAAGCACACACCGCTCAAACGCCAGTTCAGCCCCCAGTTCAAACAGCAGCATCAATATCACCAGTTCCTGTAGAGCCGATGGTAGTTGAAGCTAGCAGCATTGAAATTGGGGTTCAAGATGGGCTGTCAGAATTAGATCGCTCACAACAAGATAATGTTGAAGAGTTAACTGATGAAGAAATCTTTTTGCAGAAAATTCGTCAGGCACAAAAAGAACAAGTGCATGCCGCGGGTTTAGACAATCCGTTCTTGATGAAGTCAGCGCCAGATCTTCCTGTGCCAACATCGCCAATGCCGACCATTGATTTGCTGACTCCAGCTAGACAAAACGTAGAACCAGCATCAGAAGAAGAGTTAATGGAAACAGCTCGTTTGGTTGAATCTAAGCTGGAAGATTACAAAATTAAAGCACGAGTGGTGGGGGTTTACCCTGGTCCTGTTATTACGCGTTATGAGTTGGACCTTGCACCGGGCGTAAAAGTAAGCCGTATCTCAGGTTTAGCCAAAGATTTGGCGCGTGCATTATCTGCAATCGCAGTGCGTGTGGTTGAAGTGATTCCAGGTAAACCTTATGTTGGTTTGGAATTACCCAATAGAAATCGTGAAACAGTTTATATGTCTGAAGTGGTTGGCAGTGACCGTTTTAAAAATATGAACAGTGCGCTGCCTGTTGTATTGGGGAATGACATTGCTGGTGAAGCGGTTGTTGCTGACTTAAGTAAGATGCCGCACCTCTTAGTTGCTGGTACGACAGGTTCTGGTAAGTCTGTTGGTGTTAACGTAATGATTCTGAGCTTGCTATACAAATGTACGCCAGAAGAGTGTCGTTTTATTATGATTGACCCGAAAATGTTGGAACTTTCAATTTATGAAGGCATTCCGCACCTATTAACCGAAGTTGTCACCGACATGAAAGATGCAGGTAATGCGTTACGTTGGTGTGTAGGTGAAATGGAACGTCGTTATAAGTTGATGGCAGCTGTTGGAGTGCGAAACTTATCGGGCTATAACGCTAAATTGAAAGAAGCCGCTGATGCTGGTTTCCCAATTTATGATCCATTGTGGAAATCTGGCGATAGCATGGCAGAGCACGCGCCACTGTTAGAAAAGATGCCAAGTATTGTGGTTATCGTCGATGAATTTGCCGACTTGATGATGGTCGTCGGTAAAAAGGTTGAAGAACTGATTGCACGTTTGGCTCAAAAAGCCCGTGCCGCAGGTATTCACCTTATTCTGGCAACTCAGCGTCCATCTGTTGATGTTATTACGGGTTTGATTAAAGCTAACATCCCTACACGTATGGCATTTACTGTATCAACCAAAACTGACTCCCGTACTATTCTGGATCAGGGCGGTGCTGAATCGCTATTGGGCATGGGTGATATGTTGTATTTACCATCAGGCCAAAGCCATACTATTCGTGTACACGGTGCATTCGCATCAGATGATGATGTACATAATGTTGTTAACGATTGGAAAGCGAGAGGGAAACCTCAGTACATCGAAAGTATCTTAAGTGCAGATCAAGGTTCTGAAGGATTACTGCCAGGCGAAGCGGCATCTGGTGATGAAGATTTAGATCAGCTATTTGATGATGTTGCAGCATTTGTGACCGAGACTCGTCGTGGTTCGGTATCCGGTGTTCAACGTAAATTTAAAATTGGCTATAACCGAGCTGCTCGAATTGTCGAGCAACTTCAAGCACACGGTATTGTAAGTGCTCCTGGTCATAATGGTAATCGTGAGGTATTAGCACCGCCTCCGCCACCAAGAGACTAA
- the apbC gene encoding iron-sulfur cluster carrier protein ApbC: protein MIRFENVADICLWLNHFEHPLLVSEWAETENIVSVSAQGTVTITLPFAAAAITELLEHWIITQQELHHVAANMTFIVQCRVATLACGKKQPLKGVKNIIVVSSAKGGVGKSTTAVNLALGLQVQGAKVGLLDADIYGPSVPMMLGTADEKPQSTDGKMMLPVESCGLYTNSVGYLVPAESATIWRGPMASKALQQIVTETWWPDLDYLVIDMPPGTGDIQLTLAQQIPVTGAIVITTPQDLALADAIKGISMFDKVDVPIVGLVENMSYHICSNCGHHETIFGTGGAERMAKEYSVPLLAQLPLHITIREDIDRGKPTVAASPDSEQAAAYIDLAGQIASRLFWQGEVVAEQITIRTM from the coding sequence ATGATTCGCTTTGAAAATGTTGCAGATATCTGTCTTTGGTTAAATCACTTTGAGCACCCTTTACTCGTTTCAGAATGGGCAGAAACTGAAAATATAGTGTCGGTATCTGCTCAAGGTACAGTGACCATAACCCTCCCTTTCGCTGCTGCCGCCATTACTGAATTACTTGAACATTGGATTATTACTCAACAAGAGTTACACCATGTTGCTGCCAATATGACGTTTATTGTCCAGTGCCGTGTTGCCACATTGGCATGTGGTAAAAAACAACCGTTAAAGGGCGTTAAAAATATTATCGTTGTAAGTTCGGCAAAAGGTGGAGTCGGTAAATCGACAACGGCTGTTAACTTGGCGTTAGGCTTGCAGGTGCAAGGTGCCAAAGTGGGCTTATTAGATGCCGATATTTATGGCCCTTCTGTGCCAATGATGCTTGGTACAGCAGATGAAAAGCCACAATCAACCGATGGTAAGATGATGTTACCTGTTGAATCATGCGGTTTGTACACGAATTCAGTTGGCTATTTAGTACCTGCCGAGAGCGCGACAATTTGGCGTGGACCTATGGCATCAAAAGCGCTACAGCAAATAGTGACTGAAACGTGGTGGCCAGATCTCGATTATCTTGTTATTGATATGCCACCAGGGACGGGTGATATTCAATTGACACTTGCTCAACAAATTCCTGTGACAGGTGCGATTGTTATTACGACCCCGCAAGACTTAGCATTAGCGGATGCCATTAAAGGTATAAGCATGTTTGATAAAGTGGATGTGCCTATCGTGGGTTTGGTTGAAAACATGAGTTATCACATTTGTAGCAATTGTGGTCATCATGAGACTATTTTTGGTACTGGCGGTGCAGAGCGCATGGCTAAAGAATATTCCGTTCCTTTATTAGCTCAATTACCACTGCATATTACGATTCGTGAAGATATCGACCGTGGTAAGCCAACCGTAGCAGCATCGCCTGATTCAGAGCAAGCCGCAGCATACATTGATCTTGCTGGGCAAATTGCGAGTCGATTATTTTGGCAAGGCGAAGTAGTGGCAGAGCAGATTACTATTCGTACAATGTAA
- the metG gene encoding methionine--tRNA ligase → MAANPRKILVTCALPYANGSIHLGHMLEHVQADIWVRYQRLRGNEVHFICADDAHGTPIMLKAQQMGMEPEQMIEEVSKEHQADFAGFDISFDNYHSTHSDENRELASFVYTQLKDKGYITNRTISQLFDPEKEMFLPDRFVKGTCPKCKAEDQYGDNCDNCGETYSPTDLIDPKSAVSGATPIMKDSEHFFFDLPQFEDMLKAWTKSGALQTETSNKMQEWFESGLHQWDISRDAPYFGFEIPGETSKYFYVWLDAPIGYMGSFKNLCDKRDDLDFDEFWKKDSTTELYHFIGKDIVYFHSLFWPAMLEGAGFRKPNNVFVHGYVTVNGAKMSKSKGTFIKAGTYLEHLDPECLRYYYAAKLNSRIDDLDLNLEDFTQRVNSDVVNKIVNLASRNAGFITKRFDGKLSETFAEPELYAEFANAADRIAELYETREFSRAIREITALADKANQYIDEKAPWVVAKQEGKDQELQDICSVGINLFRVLITYLKPVMPLLTERTEAFLNETLTWEGVAQPLTNHEVTKFKALFTRIDPKHVEAMVEASKEDAAAAQVLIEAAKPTGPLIDEPIEAEIEFDDFAKVDMRIAKIISCEAVPKANKLLKFQLDIGGEMRQVFSGIKSAYTPEELVGKHTVMVANLKPRKMKFGMSEGMILAAGPGGKDLWILEPHEGAQPGMRVM, encoded by the coding sequence ATGGCTGCGAACCCAAGAAAAATTCTGGTGACCTGCGCCCTACCGTACGCTAACGGTTCTATCCACCTTGGCCACATGCTTGAGCATGTACAAGCGGATATTTGGGTGCGCTATCAGCGCCTTCGTGGTAACGAAGTACACTTTATCTGTGCAGACGACGCACACGGTACTCCAATCATGCTTAAGGCCCAGCAGATGGGTATGGAACCTGAGCAAATGATTGAAGAAGTAAGCAAAGAGCACCAAGCTGATTTTGCAGGCTTCGATATTAGCTTTGATAACTATCACAGTACTCACAGTGACGAAAACCGTGAGCTAGCATCATTTGTTTATACTCAGTTAAAAGACAAAGGTTATATTACTAACCGTACTATTTCTCAGCTATTTGATCCTGAGAAAGAAATGTTCTTACCTGACCGTTTCGTTAAAGGCACATGCCCTAAATGTAAAGCGGAAGACCAGTACGGTGATAACTGCGATAATTGTGGCGAAACATATAGCCCAACAGATCTTATCGATCCGAAATCAGCAGTATCTGGCGCAACACCAATCATGAAAGATTCTGAGCACTTCTTCTTTGACTTACCACAGTTCGAAGACATGCTTAAAGCGTGGACAAAATCAGGTGCACTACAAACTGAAACCTCAAATAAAATGCAAGAGTGGTTTGAGTCTGGTCTTCATCAGTGGGATATCTCACGTGATGCACCTTACTTCGGTTTTGAAATCCCAGGTGAAACTAGCAAATACTTCTACGTATGGCTAGATGCACCAATCGGCTACATGGGTTCATTCAAGAACTTATGTGATAAGCGCGACGATCTTGATTTTGACGAATTCTGGAAGAAAGACAGCACGACAGAGCTTTATCATTTTATTGGTAAAGACATTGTGTACTTCCACAGCCTATTCTGGCCTGCAATGCTTGAAGGCGCAGGTTTCCGTAAACCAAACAATGTATTTGTACATGGTTACGTAACAGTAAACGGCGCGAAAATGTCGAAGTCGAAAGGTACCTTTATTAAAGCAGGTACTTACCTTGAACACTTAGATCCTGAATGTCTACGTTACTACTACGCTGCCAAGCTAAATAGCCGTATTGATGATTTAGATCTTAACCTTGAAGACTTTACACAACGTGTAAACAGCGATGTCGTAAACAAAATCGTTAACCTTGCTTCACGTAATGCGGGTTTCATTACTAAGCGTTTTGACGGTAAGTTATCTGAAACATTCGCAGAACCTGAGCTTTATGCTGAGTTTGCCAATGCTGCAGACCGTATTGCTGAACTTTACGAAACACGCGAATTTAGCCGTGCTATCCGTGAAATTACAGCACTTGCTGATAAAGCAAACCAGTACATTGATGAAAAAGCACCTTGGGTTGTTGCTAAGCAAGAAGGTAAAGATCAAGAATTACAAGATATCTGTTCTGTGGGTATCAACTTATTCCGCGTTCTGATCACTTACTTAAAGCCAGTAATGCCATTGCTTACTGAACGTACTGAAGCATTCTTAAACGAAACACTTACATGGGAAGGTGTGGCACAGCCATTAACTAACCACGAAGTGACTAAGTTTAAAGCGCTATTTACTCGTATTGATCCTAAGCATGTTGAAGCGATGGTTGAAGCCTCTAAAGAGGATGCGGCAGCAGCGCAAGTACTGATCGAAGCAGCAAAGCCGACGGGCCCTCTTATTGATGAGCCAATCGAAGCTGAAATTGAATTCGATGACTTTGCTAAGGTTGATATGCGAATCGCGAAAATTATATCGTGCGAAGCAGTGCCAAAGGCTAATAAGCTACTGAAGTTCCAGCTGGACATCGGTGGTGAAATGCGCCAAGTATTCTCAGGTATCAAATCAGCATACACACCAGAAGAGCTTGTTGGTAAGCACACTGTAATGGTTGCTAACCTTAAGCCTCGTAAAATGAAATTTGGTATGTCTGAAGGCATGATCCTAGCAGCAGGACCTGGTGGCAAAGATCTTTGGATCTTAGAACCACACGAAGGTGCTCAGCCTGGTATGCGTGTTATGTAA
- the udk gene encoding uridine kinase: MSENSHQCVIIGIAGASASGKSLIASTVYKELKEKVGDHQIGVITEDCYYNNQSHLTMDERVKTNYDHPNALDHNLLCDHLQRLIEGKAVEVPQYSYSEHTRLKETTPMTPKKVIILEGILLLTDPRLRELMHASVFMDTPLDICLLRRLQRDVAERGRTMESVLVQYQKTVRPMFMQFIEPSKQYADIIVPRGGKNRIAIDVLKAHIAKLLKS; encoded by the coding sequence ATGTCTGAAAACTCACACCAATGCGTCATTATTGGTATCGCAGGTGCTTCTGCGTCCGGTAAAAGCTTGATTGCCAGTACTGTTTATAAAGAATTAAAAGAAAAAGTAGGCGATCATCAGATCGGTGTTATCACGGAAGATTGTTACTACAATAATCAAAGCCACCTGACCATGGATGAGCGGGTTAAAACGAATTATGATCACCCTAATGCGCTTGACCACAATTTACTTTGTGACCATCTGCAACGGTTGATCGAAGGCAAAGCGGTTGAAGTGCCTCAATACAGCTACAGCGAACACACACGTTTAAAAGAAACCACACCAATGACACCTAAAAAAGTGATCATTCTTGAAGGTATCCTTTTATTAACCGATCCACGTTTACGTGAACTCATGCATGCAAGTGTGTTCATGGATACGCCATTAGATATTTGTTTACTTCGCCGTTTGCAGCGTGATGTTGCTGAACGTGGTCGTACAATGGAATCTGTGCTTGTGCAGTATCAAAAGACGGTACGTCCTATGTTCATGCAGTTTATTGAACCGTCTAAACAATATGCCGATATCATTGTACCGCGAGGGGGTAAAAACCGAATCGCGATTGATGTACTGAAGGCGCATATTGCCAAGTTGCTAAAATCATAA
- a CDS encoding dicarboxylate/amino acid:cation symporter: protein MNTDKKKMSLTGRVILGMLLGILTGFIIRSLFADTGFVHEYIVNGLFDVGGKIFIASLKMLVVPLVFVSLVCGTSSLKDISTLGRLGGKTVLFYLVTTALAITLALTMGTIFQPGAGADLSAATTFASKEAPSLGDVIVGMFPTNPINSMAQGNTLQIIVFAILFGIAISAAGKPGERIAALFVDLNAVIMRLVALLMNIAPYGVFFLMAKLFTGLGLGAIYNLLGYFLVLSATLLLHGLVTYSVMLKAFSGLSPIVFLKKMEDAVMFAFSTASSNATIPVTMETATKRLGVNNKIASFTVPLGATINMDGTAIMQGVATVFIAQAFNIDLTMSDYLAVIMTATLASIGTAGVPGVGLIMLAMVLNQVGLPIEGIALIMGVDRLLDMIRTAVNITGDSVVTCIVAKSENEMNVDVFNNPKAGEKDEEVHFHTLKQNS, encoded by the coding sequence ATGAATACAGATAAGAAAAAGATGTCTCTAACTGGCCGCGTTATCCTCGGCATGCTGTTAGGCATATTAACAGGATTTATCATTCGCTCTCTGTTTGCCGATACGGGTTTCGTTCACGAATACATTGTGAACGGTTTATTTGACGTAGGTGGAAAAATCTTTATCGCAAGCTTAAAGATGCTTGTGGTTCCATTGGTATTTGTATCTTTAGTGTGTGGTACCAGCTCACTAAAAGATATCAGTACTCTAGGCCGTCTTGGTGGTAAAACCGTACTGTTTTATCTCGTTACTACGGCACTAGCGATTACTCTTGCACTCACAATGGGTACAATCTTCCAACCAGGTGCGGGTGCTGACCTTTCTGCAGCTACAACTTTTGCGTCTAAAGAAGCACCGTCATTAGGTGATGTTATTGTTGGTATGTTCCCAACAAACCCAATAAACTCAATGGCACAAGGTAATACCCTGCAAATTATCGTATTTGCAATTTTATTTGGTATTGCTATCAGCGCAGCTGGGAAGCCAGGTGAGCGTATTGCCGCTCTATTCGTTGACTTAAACGCAGTAATAATGAGACTCGTTGCATTATTGATGAATATCGCACCATATGGCGTATTCTTCTTAATGGCGAAACTATTTACAGGTCTAGGTTTAGGTGCAATCTACAATCTTCTAGGCTACTTCTTAGTACTTTCTGCAACATTATTACTACACGGCCTAGTAACTTACAGTGTCATGCTGAAAGCATTCTCTGGTTTAAGCCCGATTGTTTTCTTGAAGAAAATGGAAGATGCAGTCATGTTTGCATTCTCTACCGCATCTTCAAATGCAACTATTCCTGTCACTATGGAAACAGCAACCAAGCGTCTTGGTGTTAATAACAAGATTGCATCGTTCACTGTTCCTCTAGGTGCAACCATCAATATGGATGGTACAGCGATCATGCAGGGTGTCGCGACCGTGTTTATCGCACAAGCATTCAACATTGATCTCACCATGAGTGACTACCTAGCCGTTATCATGACTGCAACATTGGCTTCTATCGGTACTGCTGGTGTTCCTGGTGTTGGTCTTATCATGCTTGCGATGGTGCTTAACCAAGTTGGTCTGCCTATTGAAGGTATCGCACTTATCATGGGCGTGGATCGTTTGCTAGATATGATTCGTACTGCGGTAAACATCACGGGTGATAGTGTTGTTACCTGTATCGTCGCTAAATCTGAAAATGAAATGAATGTTGATGTTTTCAATAACCCGAAAGCGGGTGAGAAAGACGAAGAAGTTCACTTCCATACCCTAAAACAAAATAGCTAA